A portion of the Flavobacterium limnophilum genome contains these proteins:
- a CDS encoding sulfatase family protein translates to MKNYTIKKTLFLLAVTLIGSLTHAQTNANTKKPNLLIIIADQWRGQAVGFEGKEPVKTPHIDKFAKESLILDQMVSNYPVCSPARAMLMTGKYPIKNKVYSNVNSSSAPFGIELQKDAVCWSDILKAKGYSNGYIGKWHLDSPYKPYIPTSNNIGPVAWNEWASPDRRHGFDYWYAYGTYDEHNKPMYWDTNAARDDFHYVNQWGPIHEADKALAFMKNEGGKLRKSDAPFSLVVSMNPPHSQYETVPENYYNLYKDIPLDKLIKDANIPPAGTESGDQYRHDIRYYYANITGVDEQIGRILQGLKDQKLDDNTIVLITADHGNCLGKHDEVSKNNIFEESLRIPFILYWKGHIMARKDKQFLGSIPDIYPTLLELMGLKNETPKDLDGTSYAQYFLDGKGPVPSEQFILGAIISNNAKINTGFRGIRTKDYKLAYVKKKQKGEFVLYDLKADPFEMKNIYKPDNKMVKKLKPVLEHWLQKTNDGFTLGK, encoded by the coding sequence ATGAAAAATTACACGATTAAAAAAACATTGTTTTTATTGGCGGTAACACTAATCGGTTCTTTAACCCATGCCCAAACCAATGCCAATACAAAAAAACCTAACTTATTAATTATCATAGCCGATCAATGGCGTGGACAAGCAGTAGGATTTGAAGGAAAAGAACCTGTAAAAACACCTCATATTGACAAATTTGCCAAAGAAAGTTTAATTTTAGATCAAATGGTCAGCAATTATCCTGTATGTTCTCCTGCAAGAGCGATGTTGATGACTGGAAAGTATCCAATTAAAAACAAGGTTTACAGCAATGTCAACTCGTCGTCGGCGCCTTTTGGTATCGAACTGCAGAAAGATGCTGTTTGTTGGTCAGATATTTTGAAAGCAAAGGGATATTCCAATGGCTACATTGGAAAATGGCACTTGGATTCCCCTTACAAACCCTATATTCCCACTTCAAACAACATTGGCCCTGTGGCTTGGAACGAATGGGCATCGCCGGATAGACGACATGGTTTCGATTATTGGTATGCTTACGGAACTTATGATGAACACAACAAACCCATGTATTGGGACACGAATGCCGCCAGGGATGATTTTCATTACGTAAATCAATGGGGACCCATTCACGAAGCAGACAAGGCATTGGCTTTCATGAAAAATGAAGGAGGAAAATTACGCAAATCTGACGCACCTTTCTCTTTGGTAGTTTCCATGAATCCGCCTCATTCCCAATACGAAACCGTACCCGAGAATTATTACAATTTATACAAAGATATCCCTTTGGATAAGTTAATAAAAGATGCCAACATTCCGCCTGCAGGCACCGAGAGTGGCGACCAATACAGACATGATATTCGGTATTATTATGCCAACATCACGGGAGTTGACGAACAAATTGGCCGAATCCTTCAAGGGTTGAAAGACCAAAAATTGGATGACAATACCATCGTGCTTATTACCGCAGATCACGGCAATTGCCTTGGAAAACACGACGAAGTCTCCAAAAACAATATTTTTGAAGAATCGCTGAGAATTCCGTTTATTTTGTACTGGAAAGGCCATATCATGGCACGCAAAGACAAGCAATTTTTAGGCAGTATTCCCGACATCTACCCTACTCTTTTAGAATTGATGGGGCTCAAAAATGAAACACCAAAAGATTTGGATGGTACCAGTTATGCCCAATATTTTCTTGACGGTAAAGGTCCTGTTCCTTCAGAACAATTTATTTTGGGAGCCATCATCAGTAACAATGCCAAAATCAATACTGGTTTTCGAGGTATACGTACCAAAGATTACAAACTGGCCTATGTCAAGAAAAAACAAAAAGGGGAATTTGTTTTATATGATTTAAAAGCAGACCCTTTCGAGATGAAAAACATTTACAAACCTGACAATAAAATGGTCAAAAAATTAAAACCGGTTCTGGAGCATTGGCTTCAAAAAACCAATGACGGTTTTACATTGGGAAAATAA
- a CDS encoding gluconate 5-dehydrogenase, with product MSINLFDLTGKTALITGGVHGLGMAMSKGLGHAGAKIVVNDLSQEALDKAVAEYKSVGIEAYGYVFNVCDEKAVMASIKQIEAEVGPIDILINNAGIIKRTPIVDMEVEDFTAVITVDLISPFIVSKNVAKGMIQRGGGKIINICSMMSELGRDSVSAYASAKGGLKMLTRSMATEWAKFNIQTNGIGPGYFATTQTAPIRVDGHPFNDFIISRTPAARWGEPEDLQGAAVFLSSKASDFVNGHILYVDGGILATIGKPSNED from the coding sequence ATGTCGATTAACCTTTTTGATTTAACTGGAAAAACAGCCCTTATCACGGGTGGTGTTCATGGGCTGGGAATGGCAATGTCCAAAGGATTGGGTCACGCAGGAGCCAAAATCGTGGTAAACGATCTTTCGCAAGAAGCCTTGGATAAAGCGGTTGCAGAATATAAATCGGTTGGAATTGAAGCTTACGGCTATGTATTTAATGTATGCGACGAGAAAGCCGTAATGGCCAGTATAAAACAGATAGAAGCCGAAGTGGGGCCTATCGACATCTTGATCAACAACGCGGGAATCATCAAAAGAACTCCCATTGTCGATATGGAAGTGGAAGATTTCACGGCGGTAATAACTGTTGATTTAATTAGTCCTTTCATCGTTTCCAAAAATGTTGCCAAAGGAATGATTCAACGTGGTGGTGGAAAAATCATCAACATCTGTTCGATGATGAGCGAATTGGGAAGAGATTCTGTAAGTGCCTACGCTTCTGCCAAAGGTGGATTGAAAATGTTGACAAGAAGCATGGCTACCGAATGGGCCAAATTCAACATCCAAACCAATGGAATTGGTCCGGGATATTTTGCAACAACACAAACGGCTCCAATCAGGGTTGACGGACACCCATTCAATGATTTCATCATCAGCAGGACTCCAGCCGCTCGTTGGGGAGAACCTGAGGATTTACAAGGTGCTGCCGTATTTTTGTCTTCCAAAGCAAGTGATTTCGTAAACGGTCACATCCTTTATGTAGATGGAGGAATCTTGGCTACCATTGGAAAACCTTCTAACGAAGATTAA
- a CDS encoding T9SS type A sorting domain-containing protein, giving the protein MKKITLLLFFNSIFFSAFAQQTFYYEDFLNATGRGFEGKVINLGGQVATSVMTRVSDVPDLADSNSLFDPTVDRPVNRIPQGTARDQRAISTVGSNSTTNFGIDAYAVFTTLDMTSTNTLIPSGNTYKYASFWTERRYGDGDIATITMMVSTDYAGNPATATWTNLPLVSGKIATTSDGLKYVKGIVDLSSYANGANGTTVTLALRYQGSSSAWSSTNRNGTFYLSDLQFFSQSSQVLSVENIVLSQGVSVYPNPVNNILNINKTDSTIEIKNVSLFNSLGKLIYSNKATQSIDVTNYTKGVYFLRLESKDGGVFTQKIIKN; this is encoded by the coding sequence ATGAAAAAAATTACACTACTTTTATTTTTTAACTCAATCTTTTTTTCTGCTTTTGCACAACAAACATTCTATTACGAAGACTTTCTGAATGCTACTGGTAGAGGTTTTGAAGGAAAGGTAATTAATCTTGGAGGTCAGGTTGCGACTAGCGTAATGACGCGTGTTAGTGACGTGCCTGATTTAGCAGATAGCAACTCACTTTTTGACCCTACGGTAGATAGACCTGTCAATAGAATTCCGCAGGGCACTGCAAGAGACCAAAGAGCTATTTCTACAGTAGGAAGTAATTCAACTACTAATTTTGGGATAGATGCATATGCAGTATTTACTACACTTGACATGACATCTACCAATACGCTAATTCCAAGTGGCAACACCTATAAATATGCTTCATTCTGGACTGAACGAAGATATGGAGACGGAGATATTGCAACAATTACCATGATGGTTTCTACTGATTATGCTGGAAATCCAGCTACTGCTACATGGACAAACTTACCACTGGTTTCTGGCAAAATTGCTACAACTTCCGACGGTTTAAAGTATGTAAAAGGTATTGTAGACCTTAGCTCTTATGCAAATGGGGCAAATGGAACCACAGTCACACTTGCTCTTCGATATCAAGGCAGCTCAAGTGCTTGGAGCTCTACCAACAGAAACGGTACTTTTTATCTTTCTGATTTACAGTTTTTTTCGCAGTCGTCTCAGGTATTGTCTGTTGAAAACATTGTTTTAAGTCAAGGAGTTTCCGTGTATCCAAATCCAGTAAATAACATTTTAAACATTAACAAAACAGACAGCACTATCGAGATTAAAAATGTGAGCCTATTTAATTCTTTAGGAAAATTAATTTACAGTAATAAAGCAACTCAGTCTATTGATGTAACCAATTATACTAAAGGAGTGTACTTTTTAAGACTAGAATCAAAAGATGGTGGTGTTTTCACTCAAAAAATCATCAAAAACTAA
- a CDS encoding DUF4861 family protein, whose protein sequence is MKLINSFLGMAFILPLFLFAQTKANISIQNNSALDRKETVVALKWETIVSHYPQIDTTNFVVINSATKKQVPFQLEHKGLKKIQNLLVQVDVKAKSTLSLLIQKGKPDAFIAKTYARYVPERKDDFAWENDKIAFRAYGKALENTKEDAFGLDVWVKRTDRLILNERYKRNEYHVDHGDGMDYYHVGFSLGAGNMAPYVNDTIRYSANYHQWKVLDNGPLRSTFQLIYDTWNAGGIKVKATKTISLDAGSQLSRIENVYSFEGDKPLPVVVGIIKRPETGIMSLNEQQGIMAYWEPTHGLDGTTAVGCILTTPVNNMLVGNTQMLAKTAVKNNEPIIYYSGAAWDKAGKITNAEQWFHYLDTFNQQIKEPLIITLK, encoded by the coding sequence ATGAAATTGATCAACTCTTTTTTAGGAATGGCTTTTATCTTGCCCCTATTCCTTTTTGCACAAACAAAAGCAAACATTAGCATTCAAAACAATTCGGCTTTGGATCGAAAAGAAACCGTTGTCGCCCTAAAATGGGAAACTATCGTGTCGCATTATCCACAAATAGACACCACGAACTTTGTGGTAATCAACTCTGCGACCAAAAAACAAGTTCCGTTTCAATTGGAACACAAAGGATTAAAAAAAATCCAAAACTTGTTGGTTCAGGTTGACGTAAAGGCAAAATCGACCCTTTCCCTTTTGATACAAAAAGGAAAACCAGATGCTTTTATTGCCAAAACCTATGCCCGTTATGTTCCGGAACGCAAAGATGATTTTGCTTGGGAAAATGACAAAATAGCTTTTCGTGCTTACGGGAAAGCATTGGAAAACACAAAAGAGGACGCCTTTGGATTGGATGTATGGGTGAAACGAACTGATAGACTCATCCTCAACGAAAGATACAAACGAAATGAATATCATGTCGACCATGGAGATGGAATGGATTATTATCATGTAGGTTTTTCATTGGGAGCGGGTAACATGGCACCCTATGTAAATGACACAATCCGATATTCTGCAAATTACCACCAATGGAAAGTATTGGACAACGGGCCTTTGCGCTCCACGTTCCAATTAATTTACGACACCTGGAATGCAGGCGGAATAAAAGTCAAAGCCACAAAAACCATTTCATTGGATGCCGGCTCACAACTCAGTCGAATAGAAAACGTTTATTCATTTGAAGGGGACAAACCATTGCCTGTCGTGGTTGGAATCATAAAAAGACCTGAAACCGGCATCATGTCCTTGAACGAACAACAAGGAATAATGGCCTATTGGGAACCTACCCACGGATTGGATGGTACTACGGCGGTAGGCTGCATACTAACAACTCCAGTAAACAACATGTTGGTGGGCAACACGCAAATGTTGGCAAAAACCGCAGTAAAAAACAACGAACCCATCATTTATTACAGTGGAGCAGCATGGGATAAAGCAGGAAAAATAACCAATGCCGAACAATGGTTCCACTATCTGGACACCTTTAATCAACAAATAAAAGAACCTTTAATCATTACCTTAAAATAA
- the kduI gene encoding 5-dehydro-4-deoxy-D-glucuronate isomerase: MNLNFESRFAVSPKEAKQMNTEDLRENFLIENLFIADEIKLTLSHFDRFITGGTMPTTKKIALPNPGDLKAGYFLERREIGIINIGGKGIVTADGKQFEIDFKEALYIGKGTKEIFFESVDANKPAKFYLNSAPAHTAFPNKKVTKAEAEIVELGSLETANHRIINKMIVNSVVQTCQVQMGMTELKTGSVWNTMPAHTHDRRMEVYFYFEIPENQSVCHFMGQPQETRHIWMQNEQAVISPNWSIHSGAGTSNYTFIWGMAGENLDYGDMDHCAINDLK, from the coding sequence ATGAATTTAAATTTTGAAAGCCGTTTTGCAGTAAGTCCCAAAGAGGCAAAACAAATGAATACCGAAGATTTGCGAGAAAATTTTTTGATCGAAAATCTTTTTATCGCAGATGAAATCAAACTGACTTTGTCCCATTTCGACCGATTTATAACTGGTGGCACAATGCCGACAACCAAAAAAATTGCCTTACCCAATCCCGGCGATTTAAAAGCAGGCTATTTTCTGGAAAGAAGAGAAATAGGGATTATCAACATTGGAGGAAAAGGAATTGTTACCGCAGATGGAAAACAATTTGAAATCGACTTCAAGGAAGCACTTTACATTGGTAAAGGAACCAAAGAAATCTTTTTTGAATCGGTTGATGCCAACAAGCCTGCCAAATTTTACTTGAACTCTGCTCCTGCCCACACTGCCTTTCCTAACAAAAAAGTAACCAAAGCCGAGGCAGAAATTGTTGAATTGGGGTCATTGGAAACCGCCAACCATCGCATCATCAATAAAATGATCGTGAACAGCGTGGTGCAAACTTGCCAAGTTCAAATGGGAATGACCGAACTAAAAACGGGAAGTGTATGGAACACGATGCCTGCCCATACCCACGACCGACGAATGGAAGTGTATTTTTATTTTGAAATTCCGGAAAATCAAAGCGTTTGCCATTTTATGGGACAACCACAAGAAACCAGACACATTTGGATGCAAAACGAGCAAGCCGTAATCTCGCCCAATTGGTCTATCCATTCTGGGGCAGGAACCTCCAACTATACTTTCATTTGGGGAATGGCCGGCGAAAACCTGGATTATGGAGACATGGACCATTGCGCCATTAATGACTTAAAATAA
- a CDS encoding polysaccharide lyase family 8 super-sandwich domain-containing protein, with product MKKYIPFLFLLLFNAAVAQDLATIKQRLTTTYKTNPSKTTVDNALALMNAGGGFTDLNYSADTDLRVHLNRINTLASAFTNSSNLSTYYNNSTIKQKYYLSLGFWISTNHNPSNWWYRQIAYPKEVSKGFVLLADNLKVDDLGLYNNAVSYLMWGYNQNAHMDGANISDTIIGALGAAVCESNTALLDEFRNWIDGMLLINDTGEGIGADYMFAQHSGYGRQINATSYGNEMYKSVLSYIEATNGTTYGVTHLANLENGILNAFQWISFKNHYDPSTSGRKLNSSTSMAELVSISDRMLALNSPQKAALTIANQRIKGANTLVGNSMFWRLDYMIHRNLNYMMSTRMTSTRTVSTESDGVSVGIYNYYSGAGANYVTVTGSEYDGSFFTNFNYRQFPGTTAEQDAGTLPRITWGQGGTNGNDFAGGVSDGTIGCSGMIWNKRKVTAYKSWFCFPDEIVALGSGITETTGTANVYTTLNQTNFNAVEGVSYEKGGVVTTTKTATNFNVLAPSWLYHGSIGYANLDTNVNQPFVVNTNNGIVSMAVDHGLNPASKKYSYVILPNASLAEMPTLTTGLSGKIVVESNTAGIQAVTHTTLNCTQIVFSATAGGTLVMSTGDQITVDAPCALILDRVTGKIHVSNPRAESAGTSVLVSYLKGGVTTSNTVVFPTGNLSGSTTSFSLSNLAVSSFQPDANTKARVLFDKNKIKMATNFPIDSVAIYTMSGSKIHSFEGNRTQEMEENWVAPAGIYIVIINHKVTVKVINKN from the coding sequence ATGAAGAAATACATACCCTTTTTGTTTTTGCTCTTGTTTAATGCTGCCGTAGCACAAGATTTGGCAACAATCAAACAAAGATTGACAACCACCTACAAGACTAATCCGTCAAAAACTACCGTGGACAATGCTTTGGCATTGATGAATGCTGGTGGTGGTTTTACAGATTTGAATTACTCAGCCGATACCGATTTAAGAGTGCATTTGAATCGAATTAATACATTGGCTTCTGCATTTACGAATTCAAGTAATCTTAGTACCTACTACAACAACAGCACCATCAAGCAAAAATATTATTTGAGCTTAGGTTTTTGGATTTCAACAAATCACAATCCCTCAAATTGGTGGTACAGACAAATTGCCTATCCAAAAGAAGTATCCAAAGGATTTGTGCTCCTGGCCGATAATTTAAAAGTAGATGATTTGGGCTTGTACAACAATGCAGTTTCGTATTTGATGTGGGGCTACAATCAAAATGCGCACATGGACGGAGCGAATATAAGTGATACAATTATAGGAGCTTTGGGTGCTGCGGTTTGTGAATCAAATACAGCACTCTTGGATGAATTTAGGAATTGGATTGACGGTATGCTGCTAATAAACGATACTGGAGAAGGAATAGGAGCCGATTACATGTTTGCACAGCACAGTGGATATGGGAGGCAGATTAATGCAACCTCTTATGGAAATGAAATGTACAAGTCTGTGCTGAGTTATATTGAAGCTACCAATGGAACAACCTACGGGGTAACGCATTTAGCCAATTTAGAAAATGGCATTTTAAATGCCTTCCAATGGATATCGTTCAAAAATCATTACGACCCGAGTACTTCGGGCAGGAAACTAAATTCATCTACTTCAATGGCTGAATTGGTTTCTATTTCAGATAGAATGCTGGCCTTGAATTCTCCCCAAAAAGCAGCCTTGACCATTGCAAACCAGAGAATCAAGGGAGCCAATACTTTGGTGGGAAATTCGATGTTCTGGAGATTGGACTACATGATTCATCGCAACCTGAATTACATGATGAGCACTAGAATGACTTCAACCCGAACCGTGTCTACGGAGTCGGATGGCGTATCGGTTGGCATTTATAATTATTATTCGGGAGCTGGAGCCAATTATGTCACCGTTACGGGTTCTGAATATGACGGCTCTTTTTTCACCAATTTCAATTACAGGCAATTTCCCGGCACCACCGCCGAGCAAGACGCTGGAACACTTCCTCGTATTACTTGGGGACAAGGCGGCACAAATGGAAATGATTTTGCGGGAGGCGTTTCTGATGGAACAATAGGCTGTTCAGGAATGATTTGGAATAAGCGCAAAGTAACCGCATATAAATCATGGTTTTGTTTTCCCGACGAAATCGTGGCATTAGGTTCGGGAATCACCGAAACTACAGGAACGGCAAATGTATATACCACCCTGAACCAAACCAATTTTAATGCCGTCGAAGGGGTTTCTTATGAAAAAGGAGGTGTTGTTACCACCACCAAAACGGCTACCAATTTTAATGTATTAGCCCCAAGTTGGCTCTATCACGGGAGCATAGGATATGCCAATTTAGACACAAATGTTAATCAGCCATTTGTAGTGAATACGAATAATGGCATTGTTTCAATGGCCGTGGACCATGGATTGAATCCTGCCAGTAAAAAATATTCCTACGTGATTTTGCCAAATGCAAGCTTGGCTGAAATGCCAACTTTGACAACAGGGCTTTCGGGAAAAATTGTGGTTGAATCAAATACCGCAGGAATTCAAGCCGTAACACATACTACATTAAACTGTACCCAAATAGTGTTTTCTGCAACGGCTGGAGGCACTCTCGTGATGTCTACTGGCGACCAAATCACGGTTGACGCCCCATGTGCCCTTATTTTGGATAGAGTTACAGGAAAAATACATGTTTCCAATCCTCGTGCAGAATCAGCTGGGACAAGTGTTCTTGTATCCTATTTGAAGGGAGGAGTGACAACATCAAATACGGTTGTTTTCCCTACTGGAAATTTATCCGGAAGCACTACTTCTTTTTCCCTATCCAATTTAGCTGTTTCATCATTTCAACCCGACGCGAACACAAAAGCAAGGGTGTTGTTTGATAAAAACAAAATCAAGATGGCGACAAATTTCCCTATTGATAGCGTTGCAATATATACCATGTCGGGTTCAAAAATACATTCTTTCGAAGGGAACCGAACCCAGGAAATGGAAGAAAACTGGGTAGCACCGGCCGGAATTTATATTGTAATCATCAACCATAAAGTTACGGTTAAAGTCATCAATAAAAATTAG
- a CDS encoding DUF4955 domain-containing protein, translating to MMQIKFFKRSILKSSFTAVLLLSLATAFAQKEAKIFTEYKKGKSVLPDFSYAGYQNGEKEIPNITNYKVFDVTSFGAIANDTLSDKIAIQNAITAANKNGSGIVFFPKGRFLLNENGDEPNKIISKGSNIIFRGSGSGIGGTELFMKNTLPPADPAKMWTVPPLFTFTSGGADKKIGNVTESAKIGSFDLKISTAEGLKPGDWIILKLLDNNKELINDELGANELNPTWTNLLNKGINVKVFYQIKKINKETITLAAPISYNIDSKYNWEVFKFANCQEVGIENIAFVGNWKEKFVHHRSWQDDSGFTMLNFSRLTNSWIKECRFTDCSVAAIVLQSANVSVLNCKVTGNGGHEAITSNASTNVLIAKCIDEASQWHSFGSSHGSMNTVVYKSTYPATTCFESHANQPRNTLLDQVEGGLMKNRAGGAEENMPNHMQGLVFWNYKQTNEAVKNFEFWPKKEVYWKIPNPIIVGYKSNGTTFDLQQLGHSESLDGKVEPASLYEAQLKLRLKSVPEWLKNLK from the coding sequence ATGATGCAAATCAAATTCTTTAAACGAAGCATTTTAAAATCTAGTTTTACGGCAGTTTTATTGCTGTCGCTAGCTACCGCTTTTGCCCAAAAAGAAGCCAAAATATTCACGGAATACAAAAAAGGCAAAAGTGTTTTGCCTGACTTTTCATACGCAGGTTACCAAAATGGGGAGAAAGAAATACCCAACATCACCAACTATAAAGTTTTTGACGTAACCTCTTTTGGAGCCATTGCCAATGATACCTTGTCAGATAAAATAGCCATACAGAACGCTATTACAGCGGCAAACAAAAACGGTTCCGGTATCGTTTTCTTTCCGAAAGGAAGATTCTTGCTGAATGAAAATGGAGACGAACCCAACAAAATTATATCCAAAGGGAGCAACATCATTTTTAGGGGAAGTGGTTCCGGCATTGGAGGCACCGAATTGTTCATGAAAAACACGCTCCCTCCTGCCGATCCTGCAAAAATGTGGACAGTACCACCCTTGTTCACTTTTACATCAGGAGGTGCCGACAAAAAAATTGGCAACGTCACCGAATCGGCAAAAATTGGAAGTTTTGACTTGAAAATCAGCACTGCCGAAGGACTGAAGCCCGGCGATTGGATTATCCTGAAATTGTTGGACAATAATAAAGAACTAATTAATGATGAATTAGGAGCAAATGAATTAAACCCCACTTGGACTAATCTTCTCAATAAAGGTATTAATGTAAAAGTATTTTATCAGATAAAAAAGATAAACAAAGAAACGATTACCCTTGCTGCCCCTATTTCATACAACATCGATTCCAAATACAATTGGGAGGTTTTTAAATTTGCCAATTGTCAAGAAGTGGGTATAGAAAACATTGCCTTTGTGGGCAACTGGAAAGAAAAATTTGTTCACCACAGGTCGTGGCAAGACGACAGCGGTTTCACCATGCTGAATTTTTCAAGACTAACTAATTCTTGGATAAAAGAGTGTCGTTTCACCGATTGTAGCGTAGCCGCCATTGTCTTGCAAAGTGCCAATGTTTCGGTGCTGAATTGCAAAGTAACTGGAAACGGAGGTCATGAAGCGATTACTTCCAATGCTTCCACCAATGTCCTAATTGCAAAATGCATTGATGAAGCTTCACAATGGCATTCATTCGGCTCCTCACATGGTTCCATGAATACCGTTGTTTATAAAAGTACTTATCCAGCTACTACCTGTTTCGAATCGCACGCCAACCAACCCAGAAATACCCTTCTGGATCAGGTGGAAGGCGGTTTGATGAAAAACCGGGCTGGTGGTGCCGAAGAAAATATGCCCAATCACATGCAAGGACTGGTTTTTTGGAATTACAAGCAAACAAATGAAGCAGTAAAGAATTTTGAATTTTGGCCAAAGAAAGAAGTGTACTGGAAAATCCCAAACCCTATAATTGTGGGCTACAAAAGCAACGGAACTACTTTCGATTTACAACAACTTGGGCATTCAGAATCTCTTGATGGCAAAGTGGAACCAGCTTCTCTTTATGAAGCCCAATTGAAATTAAGGTTGAAAAGTGTGCCAGAATGGCTAAAAAACCTGAAATAA
- a CDS encoding glycoside hydrolase family 88 protein, whose product MKKIISENFSFASKQYQYLEKSCPLDSMPKTFIKNRHVNSDPYWWCSGFYPGTLLYIYEYTKNPAVLADAKKRLATLEPVKTFTGNHDLGFMMFCSFGNAFRLTQDPAYKEVILESAKSLATRYRPNAKVIQSWEITDGGLQQKGFMGPVIIDNMMNIEMLEWATKNGGDKKFAEIAENHANTTIKNHFRPDYSSYHVLDYDLNTGEVRKKVTAQGAADSSAWSRGQGWALYGYTMMYRFTKDPVYLKQAQGVAQFILNHPNLPKDKVPYWDFNAPEIPNALRDVSSASIFASAFLELGQYTSGTEKQLYVSTAKTILKSLSSPKYRAKLGTNGGYLLLHSVGSIPHKSEIDVPLTYADYYFLEALLRYQKWYL is encoded by the coding sequence ATGAAAAAAATAATTTCAGAAAATTTTTCATTTGCATCAAAACAATATCAATATTTAGAAAAAAGCTGTCCTCTGGATTCAATGCCTAAAACGTTTATCAAGAACCGTCACGTAAATAGCGATCCTTATTGGTGGTGTAGTGGTTTTTATCCCGGAACTTTGTTGTACATCTATGAGTATACCAAGAATCCAGCAGTACTCGCCGATGCCAAAAAGAGACTTGCAACACTGGAACCTGTAAAAACTTTTACTGGGAACCATGATTTAGGTTTCATGATGTTTTGCAGTTTTGGCAATGCCTTTCGCCTTACTCAAGATCCAGCCTACAAAGAAGTGATTCTTGAATCTGCAAAATCATTGGCAACCCGTTATCGCCCAAATGCCAAAGTGATACAATCCTGGGAAATTACCGATGGAGGACTGCAGCAAAAAGGCTTTATGGGACCCGTAATCATAGACAACATGATGAACATCGAAATGCTGGAATGGGCAACTAAAAATGGTGGCGACAAGAAATTTGCCGAAATTGCCGAAAATCACGCCAATACAACAATCAAAAACCACTTTAGACCTGACTACAGCAGTTACCATGTGTTGGATTATGACTTGAATACAGGCGAAGTTCGCAAAAAAGTAACTGCCCAAGGCGCAGCCGACTCAAGTGCTTGGAGCCGTGGACAAGGTTGGGCATTGTATGGATATACCATGATGTATCGTTTTACCAAAGACCCGGTTTACCTAAAACAAGCACAAGGTGTTGCACAATTTATACTCAACCATCCAAATCTGCCAAAAGACAAGGTTCCTTATTGGGATTTTAACGCACCAGAAATACCTAATGCTTTACGCGATGTATCGTCAGCTTCCATCTTTGCCTCCGCCTTTTTGGAATTGGGACAATATACCTCTGGAACCGAAAAACAACTTTATGTAAGTACCGCCAAAACCATTCTAAAATCATTGTCCAGTCCAAAATATAGAGCTAAATTGGGAACCAATGGAGGTTATCTTTTGTTGCACAGCGTTGGTTCAATCCCGCATAAAAGTGAAATCGACGTGCCTCTTACTTATGCCGATTATTATTTCTTGGAAGCCTTGTTGCGCTATCAAAAATGGTATTTATAA